The Desulfotomaculum sp. nucleotide sequence GGTAAAGATCAGCGGCAGTAAAAATGCAGCCCTTCCAATTCTAGCGGCAAGTCTTTTATGCAACGGCCAGTGCATCATAAAGGATACGCCCAGCTTACAGGACGTGGCTACGATCTGCAGTGTTTTAACTTCACTTGGGGCGGTTGTTCAAAGAAATGGGACAACTGTAACTGTTGATGCAAGAAGCGTTAATTTAATGGAAGTTGAAGAAGAACTGACAAGGCGGATGCGTGCATCCAATCTTGTGTTGGGGGCTTTAGTAGGGCGCTTCCATAAAGCAAAAATTTCCCGGCCCGGAGGATGTGATATTGGCTCACGTCCGATGGACCTGCACCTGAAAGGTTTGTGCGCATTAGGGGCGGAAGTAAGTGAAAAGTACGGTTTTATCACAGCTTCGGCTGACCGGTTGACCGGCGCTGAAATACACCTTGATTTTCCCAGTGTGGGGGCTACTGAAAACATTATCATGGCTGCTGTCTTGGCAGCAGGAAATACTATCATCAGGAATGCCGCCCGTGAGCCTGAAATCGTGGATCTCCAAAATTTCCTCAACTCTCTTGGAGCAAGGATAAAGGGCGCCGGAACAGGTACGATCAAAATTGAAGGAGTTAATGAACTTCATTCCGGTGAATATCAAATACTTCCCGATCGCATAGAAGCCGGCACATATATGATTGCCGCCGCCATAACCGGTGGGGAAGTAGTCCTGGAGAACATCATTCCTGAGCATTTGGAAGCTTTGACCGCCAAGTTGAAAGAAGCAGGTGTGAAAGTTGAAGAAGGGGATGACAGCATAAGAGTTACCGGTAACGGCAGAATAAAGTCGGTGGATATAAAAACAATGTCCTATCCGGGTTTCTCAACAGACTTGCAGCCGCAGATGATGGCCTTGCTTACACTGGCTGATAATACCAGTGTTATTACGGAGACTGTTTTTGAGCACAGGTATAAGCACGTCAGTGAATTAAGAAGAATGGGCGCCGAAATAAGGGTGGAAGGACAGACAGCGATTGTTAAGGGGGTTCAGAAACTAAGCGGCGCACCGGTGGAAGTTACCGATTTACGGGCAGGGGCAGCCCTTGTTTTAGCGGCGATGGCTGCGGACAACGGGTCAGTCATAGAGGGAGTTGAACACATCGATCGCGGGTATGAACGGCTTGAGCAAAAGCTGAACAGTCTGGGAGCCCGGATTATACGTATTAAAAGCTAGCCCATTTTAAGCTATGGATATATAATAAAAAGAAAAAGCTATTATAAAATAATTATCATTACAGGTTATAATATTTATAGCATCTGGGAAGTGGACTTTTTGGTCACCTATCGGGTGGAGGTCAAAAAAACTGTCAAGCCTAACCTTGGCGGCAGTATTTTTTTTATCTTACTTTTGCTTCTGGTAGTTTATATACTCATTTGTTCTTCTTTTTTTGAGATACAAAAAGTAGAAGTGAAGGGAAATATATTTTATACCACCGAAAAGATAAAATCCCTGGCGGCTATTGACTTGCATAAGAATATTTTTAAAGTGGACCTGACTGCCGCATCTTCAAGAATAAAAAAACTTCCTATGATACGGGAAGCCGAAGTAAAACGCGAGTTGCCATCGGGTGTGCTCATCTCTATAGTGGAACGCGAACCGGTGGCTTTTTTATTTACCGCCCCAAATTTCATTCTGATTGATGAAGAAGGTGTATATTGCAGGAAAGGCAAAATTAGCGAAGCGGATCTCCCGGTAGTGACAGGCTTTAGTGTACACGTTCCGTCGGAAGGCCAGGCTATTCAGAACCAGTTTCTGACAGTTGCCCTGGATGTTGTTAAAAGCCTTCCACAGGGATTAAGCGGTACCTTATCGGAAATAAATGTGGACAAAAATAAGAAAATAACCATCTACACACTTGACGGGATTCGATGCCGGATGGGTTTTCCCGATAACATTTCCCGCAAGGGGGATGTTCTCGGACAGGTTCTGGACAAGCTTGAAGACAGGGAAATAGATTATATAGATCTTTCATCTGCGGACTGTCCTGTAATCAAGTAGTAGTAGAAAGGAAGGTAAGCCGGAATGTTTCAGCTAAAAAAATACCGGTTGGTTCTAATTATCATAGGCTTAATTGCCGGTTTCATGTTCAGCTACCAATTCCGGCTGACCAAAAATACCGGACATAATTCATCTCTCTACCAGTCTCAGACTTTAGTCAGCCAGGTTGATAAATCCAGGGAAGAGCGGGATGTTTTGCAAAGCCGCGCGGAGAAGCTAAGGGCCGAACTCGATAAGGCGATGACCGGAGCCCAGCTTAGCACTTTAAAAGATGAATTGAACGGCGCGCGTATGCAAGCCGGTCTGATCGAGGTAAAAGGCCCGGGTGTGGAGGTTACCTTAAACGACAGCAACAAAATCGTGCAGCCAGGCGAAAATCCTAATTTGTACGTACTTCACGATGAGGATGTCCTGAAAGTTATAAACGAGCTTAAGGCCGCCGGCGCACGTGCTTTGTCGATAAATGGACAGCGGCAGCTTGCCGACAGCGAAATCCGCTGCGTCGGCCCGACAATTCTGACCAACAAATTTTACCGGTTAACACCGCCGTTTATTATTTCCGCCGTGGGTGACCCGGATAATATGATAAAATCTTTGCAGATGCGCGGGGGAATAATTGAACAGCTTCAATTCTGGAGTATACAGGTCTCGGTGAAGAAGGTATCGGAAGTAACTATACCCGCTTATACCGGCAGTTTAAGATTCGATTATGCCAGGCCGGTTTTTAACAGGGAGAGTAATAATACATGAGAAAAACCTACTTCTTTATTTTCCTTGTCGCTCTGATTGTCGGATTAATGGTCACTTTTCAAATTCGGACAATAAACCGGGCAGCCCAGGGCGTTCCCGCCGGCAGGGATCAGGAACTGACTATAGAATACCGGAGGCTTGAAACGGAAAAAGCTAACTTGAGGAAAGAAATCAAGGATTTAGACAGCAAATTGGCGCAGGCTAATAAGGGTCAAAAGGAAGCTCTCTCGGCGTTAAAAGGAGAATTGGATAACGCAAAAGTAGCCGCCGGTTTAGTTAAGATAACCGGCCCAGGTATTGAAATTACGCTGGATAATCCCCGGACGTCATCAGAGGCTGAAACGCCAACTCTTTTTACGCTCCGGGATGAAGACCTTCTAAGAGTTGTTAATGAATTGCGTATTGCAGGTGCGGAGGCGCTTTCCATTAACGGACAGCGCATCGTGGCAACTACGGAAATAAGATACGCGGCGCCTTTCATTAACGTTAACCTTACCCGGGTTGTGCCGCCTTATTACATCCTGGCAATAGGTGATCCTGAACGATTAAGAGCAGCGATGGATATTTCAGGCGGGGTTGTTGAATATTTAAGGGAACTCGGGGCGGCTGTGGATATTCAAACCAGTGAAGACCTGACCATACCGGCATACAATGGCAGTCATTCCTGAGCCATGTTGAAGAAGGAGCGTCATTATACATGTGGGTAAGTATTTGGGCCTTGCTTGGCTTGCTTCTGGGAGTTATCCTGGGATTATATGTTCCTTTGTTTTTTCCCGTAGCCTATGCCAAGTATATGTCCGTCGCAGTGCTTGCGGCTTTGGACTCGGTTTTTGGGGGCATCCGGGCCGCTATGGAAGACACTTTTGATCTTGCAGTATTTATCAGCGGATTTTTCAGCAACGCTTTACTGGCTGCGGGATTGGCTTTTGTCGGTGAAAGGCTTGGTATCGACTTATACCTTGCCGCAGTTGTCGCATTTGGTGTCCGTCTGTTTCAAAACCTTGCTATTATCAGACGTCACCTTTTAAAGAAATAATTTCCCTGGTTCAAAGAGGATAATAACCCTTTTTGTTGAATTTTATTATTTATTCAATTGACTAAGATTTTAAAAGGGGGGAAACCCATGCTTGACTTAGAGCTGAATATGGACCAATTCGCCAGCATAAAGGTAATTGGTGTCGGTGGGGGGGGAAATAATGCAATAAACCGGATGATTGTAGCCGGCTTAAGAGGTGTGGAATTTATTGCCGTAAATACTGATGCTCAGGCGCTGCAACTTGTCCAGAGCAACAATAAAATACAGATTGGAGCAAAGCTGACCAAAGGCTTAGGTTCAGGAGGCATTCCCGAGATTGGCAACAAAGCGGCGGAAGAAAGCAGAGATGATATCTTCCAGGCTTTAAAGGGCGCTGATATGGTTTTTGTGACAGCGGGTATGGGAGGAGGCACCGGTACCGGCGCTGCTCCGATAGTGGCGGAGATTGCCAAAGAAATAGGCGCGCTGACAGTCGGCGTGGTAACCAAACCGTTTACATTTGAAGGCCGCAGGAGAATGAACCAGTCCGAAACGGGTATTCAGAACCTCCGTGAGAAAGTCGACACGCTGATTACAATTCCTAATGACCGCCTGCTTCAGGTTATTGACAAACATACCTCAATGCAGGAAGCGTTTCGCATAGCTGACGATGTTCTGCGGCAGGGAGTCCAGGGAATATCGGATTTAATCGCTGTGCCCGGCTTGATTAATCTGGACTTTGCCGACGTAAAAACGATTATGAAAGATACCGGTTCAGCCTTGATGGGCATTGGAATAGCCAGCGGTGAAAGCCGGGCTACGGAAGCGGCAAAAATCGCTATTTCCAGCCCCCTGCTGGAGACGTCTATTGAAGGAGCAAGGGGAGTCCTGCTGAATATCACGGGCGGGACCGGTTTGGGCCTCTTCGAAGTTAACGAGGCTGCGGAGATTATTTCTCAGGCTGCAGACCAGGAGGCTAACATAATTTTCGGCGCCGTTATTGATGAAATGATGGAAGAAATGGTCAGAGTTACCGTCATTGCAACAGGTTTTGATCAAAAACCGTTCATTAAAAAGGAGCGTCCGAAGACGGAAGTTGGCCTGAAACCCTTAAGCAGTCACGAAGAACTTGATATACCCGCATTTCTTCGCCGGAAGCGCTGACACTCGATTATCGTCTTTAAATAAAAGAAATAAAAGAAATAAAAGAAATAAAAGAAATAAAAGAAAAAGATTTTTGTCGGATAAAGATAGAAAATTATTTGCCAGATAGCCAATAACTGACAATGTTTACTAACCCTGCCATTGTATAATTGATGCAGGGTTTTAATTTTTTAAGCATCATGTTGGTTTTTGCATATTTGTCATAATGATAGTAAAACGGCCATATCATGGTAGGGGTTATTAAAACCTGTCTGGGGGGAAGTTTTATTGGCGGGTTACGTGGTTTATGTTGACCAGGTTTTGATCGGCAACTTAATCATGAACTATGTAATCTTGTGGGCTGCGGGGCGGTTAGGTCAGGTTAGCCCGCGCTTCCCAAGGCTTCTTCTTGCTGCAGGTGTCGGAAGCGTCTACTCTCTGCTTTCTTTTTTTTCATCAGCCGGCTGGCTTTATAACCTTCCTGCAAAGGTATTAATGTCACTGGTTATGGTCCTGATTGCTTTCGCTCCTTTGTCATGGCGTGTTCTGGGAGGCTGTTTTTGTTTTTTTTACCTTGCCTCTTTCAGCCTTGGCGGCATGGTCTTAGGCTTTACCTATCTTCTGCATTCAAGTCCGGTAATAGCGGGTGAAGCGGAAAGGATTACATCTGTAATCGGCAGGTATTTTTGGGCTGTGGTCCTGCTGGCTTTGTGTTTTTTCTGGGCTGTGTACGTCACAGGCGGCTGGTTTTTTAGAAAGAAAGGCGGCCTGAACCGTTTTCAGGTACCCCTTGGAATCAGCATTTACGGGCGGAACGTAAAAGTAAACGCGCTGGTAGATACAGGCAACAGCCTGATGGACCCTCTTACCGGGGAACCTGTAATCGTTGTGGAATACTCAGCCATAAAAGTTATCCTGCCATCCGTCGTGAAAGTGTTTTTCGAGAAAAAGGAGCTTGATTACACATCCTTGCTGGCTGCTTTGGAAGGAACATCATGGGCGGCGCGTTTCAGGGTAATCCCTTTTCATTCACTCGGCATGGAACATGGACTCCTTGTCGGTATTCGTCCCGATGAAGTGGAGATAGACCAGAATGGCGGAAAGGTGTTTGTTGACAGGGTGGTTATAGGAATCTCCCGCGGCCGCCTGAATTCAGGTTCCGCCTATCATGCCCTGCTTCATCCGGGTTTGCTGGAAGCGGCATAAGGAAAGTTTGGAGGGTTGCAGCCATGGCTTTAAAAATCTGGCGAGTGAAGCTGGTTTTTCGGGTTCTATTATTGCGGATATTCAGCCGGCTCGGTTATTGTCCTAAAATATTTTACGTGGGCAGTAGCGAGGCCCTGCCGCCCCCCCTTTCAATTGATGAAGAATGTTATCTGATCGACAAATTGGAAGCGGGCGATTCGGCCGTACGGACTGTTCTGATTGAAAGAAACCTGCGCCTTGTAGTCTATATTGCGCGCAAATTTGAAAATACGGGAGTTGGCGTCGAGGACCTGGTTTCCATAGGAACCATAGGCCTGATTAAGGCGGTCAACTCGTTTGATCCCGCTAAAAAAATCAAACTTGCCACCTATGCCTCCCGCTGTATTGAAAATGAGATCCTCATGTACCTTCGCAGAAACAGTAAAACACGTTCCGAGGTCTCGTTTGACGAACCTCTTAACACGGACTGGGACGGCAACGAACTGCTTCTTTCAGATGTGCTGGGAACTGAAAACGATATCATCTATAAATATATTGAGGAAGAAGTTGACCGTAAGCTTCTCCACCTTGCATTGCAGAAACTGGGCAGGCGGGAGAGGATGATCATGGAACTTCGTTTCGGGCTGGCCAACGGGGTTGAAAAAACTCAAAAAGAAGTTGCGGATATGCTTGGCATTTCACAGTCGTATATTTCACGGCTGGAAAAGAGGATCATTAAAAGGCTGCAGAGAGAAATCCACCGCCTGGAATAATTTGAACTTTTACAGTTTTACCGCCAAATGATCACTAAAAACCAGATGATCATTGTTAATTCAACGGCTATCTTCAGCGCTGATCCGCCGATTAGCCCTATCAAGGATCCCACACCTGTCCGCAAAGCCTGCTCTGGTGTCCTGCTGACCAGCAGTTCGCCTAAAAATGCGCCCAGGAAAGGTCCCAGGATTATCCCCGCAGGTCCTAAAACCGGTATTGCGATAATCATCCCGATTACGCTTCCCCAGAGCGCAGTTTTTGATCCCCCGTAGCGGCGTGTACCCCACATGCTGGCGATGTAATCAACAGTGAATGTTAAAACTGTAAACAGCGCCTGCCAGATGAAAAATCCCCAGGTGAGATCAGAAAAGCCTGTAAACAGTCCGTAAACAATCATTCCCAAAAAAATTATCGGCGCGCCGGGCAGAACAGGAAGAATAGTCCCGGCCAGGCCGATGACAAAAAGAATTATTGCCAGGATTAACCCGATTACATGCATATTCAATCCCCTTCGTCATATTTTTTTAGTTAAGTAAATAATAACCTATTCTATTATATAAATCCAGATCGTCTTTGCAGTACCGCTAGCGGACCGCGCTGTGCGGCAAGCGGCATTAAACCGCCGGAGTAAGCGGCGCCAACGCCTTGCCTGACGGGTTTTACTGCATAGTTACACCTTGATAAGTAATATTGCCTGTGTTAAAATTAAATTCCGGTTATGATGGATGATCAAGACAATGCTGCACAAAAGCATATTTTGTATATGAGACAGGCCCTGGCCGAAGCCGAGAAAGCTTTTCTGCTTGGTGAAGTGCCCGTAGGGGCTGTTGTTGTCCTGAATGATGTAATTATCGGGCGGGGGCATAATCTTCGCGAAACAATACAGGACGGATCCGCCCACGCCGAAATCATCGCTCTTAGGCAGGCGGCGGCTTTGCAGAAAGATTGGCGCTTAAGCGGGTCTTCAATATACACAACCGTTGAGCCATGCCCCATGTGCGCAGGGGCGCTTTTAATGTTCCGGGTGGAAAACCTTATCTACGGTGTTAAAGATCCCAAGGCGGGGGCTGTTGATTCTTTAATCGATATAGTCCGGGATACAAGATTTAATCACCAGGTAAAAGTTGTTTCCGGAGTGCTTGAGGAAGAATGCAAAGCCATCATACAGATGTTTTTCCAGCAGCTGAGAAAAAAAGAAGAAAAATAATCTTATGGAGAGATGGCCGAGTTTGGCTGAAGGCGCTCGACTCGAAATCGAGTAGGCGGTTAGTACCCGTCTCGGGGGTTCAAATCCCTCTCTCTCCGCCAAAAACACAACAGAACCAAGATGTATCACCTTTCAAGGAGGAACCTCTTGGTTTTTTTGTGTTTTTGGCAAACTGGCAAAGCAGGGGAAAGTGTTAGCTTAAGGTTCAAATTGCCATAGCGGGAAAAGAGACAAAATTTTTTTAACGTAGCAAGCGAGGAAGCTCCCGTAGTTTTCCTATTGATATTATCAGAAACATGATATAATAATGATATGTTTAATAAGCGAGGTGTACAATATGCCAATAATTCGTCCTGTTTCCGACCTGCGGAACAAGACTCCTGAAATTGAGGAAATATGCATAAAAGAGAAAAAACCGGTATTTATTACCAAGAATGGCAACGGTCATTTAGTCATTATGAGCCAGCAGCTTTATGAGGAACAGCGGGCTTTATTAGAACTTTATGAGAGACTTGACGAGGCGGAAGAACAAAGCCGCGCCGGAAAGCGCCGACCGTTCCGCGATGTTATAGCAGACTTAAGGAGCCGTATTCATGCCAAAACATCTAATTAATATTACTGCAGCGGCAGAACAGGATTTGGTCCAAATTGTTGATTATATCGCAAATGACAACCCTACCGCCGCACTTAAATTGGCTGAAGAAATTGAGTGTAGCATTTTACAACTTGAAGACTTCCCGCTGATCGGCGCAATACCCAAAAATCGAAGACTAACCCAGCAAGGATACCGTGTTCTGATAGTCGATAGTTACTTGGTGTTTTATGTTCCGCTGAACAACGGGACCGTTGAAATACGGCGTAATATAAGCGGAAAAAGAGACTATAATTTTTTTATTATAACGTCGATGAAGACATTTCTTGTATGTAAAGGAGAGACTCTCCAAGATTCACCAAAGAGCAGGGTCTCGTGTATGATTACTTTAATCGAGTAGGCAGTTAGTACACGCGGGGGTTCCATTGATCTGGTTACTATTAAGAACAAGTTGTTGCAGGTTGGTGGCGTATTCAAGACCAGTTAAATCCTGAATTTCACTGAAACGAGCAATAAGGCTTGTCAACCCTTCCATATCCGTGCTAGTAATGTCTCCAGTGGGCTTGTCCAGGGTGCCCCGTACGGCTGCTTCCAGGTTGGTGTCATTAAAGTGTACTATAACGGCTGATTCATCGAAAGTACCGCCTATAATATGGCTGCTTGCGCTGGCCGAGGATCGGCCGTTGGCTGTTTTTAAGTTGCCGGTTGATTTAATAGCCAGGGTGTCACCTACAGCAAGGGTTGCGTAAACAGCGTCGCTGACAGTCAGAACCAGGGTCTTTGCATTGCTCCAGATGCCGCTGTATTCAGTGCCGAAGGATTTGCCGCCGAAGTCGATCAGATTATCCACTGCAGTTTTTGTTAATACATCCGGCTGGCTGGTATCCACATTGAAGGCGATTGTTAATGTATCGCCGTTTCCCAGGCCGGTGTTGCCACCGGTGTCCGCGGCGGTAATGCCGGTAATAACCGGTGCGGCTGGCACAGAGCTCCCGCCGCCGCTTCCTACTCCGGACTTTGCTGTTGGCGTACCTGCGCACGCTCTTTTACCCATTCCTGAACTTGTGCCCAGAGCTTTTTGAGTTCCGGAGTCAGGGGGGCGGGGGAAGATGGGCGGTGCGCCGTCCTGGGAGATAACCGTATCTGGTCACCGGTAATAGAAATTGCCTTTTGGGCTGCGGTTATTATAGAGTTACCGATAAGCAGGGAGATGGTCTCTTTCGCAGTTGTTATGTCAATCATCCAGAAGGTTCCCCGGATGCCGGCAACACCCCAGGGCATGTTGATGACCACACGCTGCCTGGATGTATTGGGCTTGAGCCACCACGGCGCTTTCTGTCCCTGGGCGGTGGTGTTGTCTTGAAGAGCGAAAAGACTATTTCCCAAATCGGAAGGTATTTCAGAAGAAGCCAGGAGTGTTTCTGCTGGAGTTGTGTCAGAGAAAATCTTGAAGCCACTATTGTCTTGCCCTGCTGAATCCTCTTTCTCATACTTGCTTGCCAATGCGCCGTATATTCTTCCTTTTTAAAGGGTTACTTTCCCCTTTTTTTACGTTAAGTGTTCCAAATAACTGGGCCGGGCTTGTTTCGGGGCCAAGGGTCAAAACACCTGTGATGCCCCTGGCCAGTTCGTCGCGGCGCAGGGATAAATCGGGGTGAAAAAGCTGGTCTTTGTCCAACTCAACAAGGCCGGCCTGGATAGCCGTGGCTATAATCTTATAAGCCCAGTTGCCGGAATCAACGTCTTTTATAGTAAGATCATTCTCGGCAAGGGCGCCTCCCGCAAGCC carries:
- a CDS encoding RNA polymerase sporulation sigma factor SigE, with protein sequence MALKIWRVKLVFRVLLLRIFSRLGYCPKIFYVGSSEALPPPLSIDEECYLIDKLEAGDSAVRTVLIERNLRLVVYIARKFENTGVGVEDLVSIGTIGLIKAVNSFDPAKKIKLATYASRCIENEILMYLRRNSKTRSEVSFDEPLNTDWDGNELLLSDVLGTENDIIYKYIEEEVDRKLLHLALQKLGRRERMIMELRFGLANGVEKTQKEVADMLGISQSYISRLEKRIIKRLQREIHRLE
- a CDS encoding DUF456 domain-containing protein, encoding MHVIGLILAIILFVIGLAGTILPVLPGAPIIFLGMIVYGLFTGFSDLTWGFFIWQALFTVLTFTVDYIASMWGTRRYGGSKTALWGSVIGMIIAIPVLGPAGIILGPFLGAFLGELLVSRTPEQALRTGVGSLIGLIGGSALKIAVELTMIIWFLVIIWR
- a CDS encoding prevent-host-death protein, whose protein sequence is MPIIRPVSDLRNKTPEIEEICIKEKKPVFITKNGNGHLVIMSQQLYEEQRALLELYERLDEAEEQSRAGKRRPFRDVIADLRSRIHAKTSN
- the murA gene encoding UDP-N-acetylglucosamine 1-carboxyvinyltransferase; the protein is MERFVISGGKSLRGSVKISGSKNAALPILAASLLCNGQCIIKDTPSLQDVATICSVLTSLGAVVQRNGTTVTVDARSVNLMEVEEELTRRMRASNLVLGALVGRFHKAKISRPGGCDIGSRPMDLHLKGLCALGAEVSEKYGFITASADRLTGAEIHLDFPSVGATENIIMAAVLAAGNTIIRNAAREPEIVDLQNFLNSLGARIKGAGTGTIKIEGVNELHSGEYQILPDRIEAGTYMIAAAITGGEVVLENIIPEHLEALTAKLKEAGVKVEEGDDSIRVTGNGRIKSVDIKTMSYPGFSTDLQPQMMALLTLADNTSVITETVFEHRYKHVSELRRMGAEIRVEGQTAIVKGVQKLSGAPVEVTDLRAGAALVLAAMAADNGSVIEGVEHIDRGYERLEQKLNSLGARIIRIKS
- a CDS encoding DUF1290 domain-containing protein → MWVSIWALLGLLLGVILGLYVPLFFPVAYAKYMSVAVLAALDSVFGGIRAAMEDTFDLAVFISGFFSNALLAAGLAFVGERLGIDLYLAAVVAFGVRLFQNLAIIRRHLLKK
- a CDS encoding cell division protein FtsZ codes for the protein MLDLELNMDQFASIKVIGVGGGGNNAINRMIVAGLRGVEFIAVNTDAQALQLVQSNNKIQIGAKLTKGLGSGGIPEIGNKAAEESRDDIFQALKGADMVFVTAGMGGGTGTGAAPIVAEIAKEIGALTVGVVTKPFTFEGRRRMNQSETGIQNLREKVDTLITIPNDRLLQVIDKHTSMQEAFRIADDVLRQGVQGISDLIAVPGLINLDFADVKTIMKDTGSALMGIGIASGESRATEAAKIAISSPLLETSIEGARGVLLNITGGTGLGLFEVNEAAEIISQAADQEANIIFGAVIDEMMEEMVRVTVIATGFDQKPFIKKERPKTEVGLKPLSSHEELDIPAFLRRKR
- the spoIIGA gene encoding sigma-E processing peptidase SpoIIGA, with protein sequence MAGYVVYVDQVLIGNLIMNYVILWAAGRLGQVSPRFPRLLLAAGVGSVYSLLSFFSSAGWLYNLPAKVLMSLVMVLIAFAPLSWRVLGGCFCFFYLASFSLGGMVLGFTYLLHSSPVIAGEAERITSVIGRYFWAVVLLALCFFWAVYVTGGWFFRKKGGLNRFQVPLGISIYGRNVKVNALVDTGNSLMDPLTGEPVIVVEYSAIKVILPSVVKVFFEKKELDYTSLLAALEGTSWAARFRVIPFHSLGMEHGLLVGIRPDEVEIDQNGGKVFVDRVVIGISRGRLNSGSAYHALLHPGLLEAA
- a CDS encoding type II toxin-antitoxin system mRNA interferase toxin, RelE/StbE family, with the translated sequence MPKHLINITAAAEQDLVQIVDYIANDNPTAALKLAEEIECSILQLEDFPLIGAIPKNRRLTQQGYRVLIVDSYLVFYVPLNNGTVEIRRNISGKRDYNFFIITSMKTFLVCKGETLQDSPKSRVSCMITLIE
- a CDS encoding tRNA-specific adenosine deaminase; protein product: MRQALAEAEKAFLLGEVPVGAVVVLNDVIIGRGHNLRETIQDGSAHAEIIALRQAAALQKDWRLSGSSIYTTVEPCPMCAGALLMFRVENLIYGVKDPKAGAVDSLIDIVRDTRFNHQVKVVSGVLEEECKAIIQMFFQQLRKKEEK
- a CDS encoding cell division protein FtsQ; this encodes MDFLVTYRVEVKKTVKPNLGGSIFFILLLLLVVYILICSSFFEIQKVEVKGNIFYTTEKIKSLAAIDLHKNIFKVDLTAASSRIKKLPMIREAEVKRELPSGVLISIVEREPVAFLFTAPNFILIDEEGVYCRKGKISEADLPVVTGFSVHVPSEGQAIQNQFLTVALDVVKSLPQGLSGTLSEINVDKNKKITIYTLDGIRCRMGFPDNISRKGDVLGQVLDKLEDREIDYIDLSSADCPVIK